A window from Zingiber officinale cultivar Zhangliang chromosome 7A, Zo_v1.1, whole genome shotgun sequence encodes these proteins:
- the LOC122000827 gene encoding probable receptor-like serine/threonine-protein kinase At5g57670, with protein sequence MRQLYTRSGSLKRFLSTIGRRSKEEECKEEAVSPVPDLKPPLKPSWRCFAYEEIYKATDGFHKDNAVGRGGYAEVYRGVLEDGQVIAVKRLMRTSSDEKREKDFLTELGTIGHVCHPNVSLLLGCCIDRDLHLIFEFSSRGSVSSNLHDENSPPMAWGLRYNIALGTTRGLHYLHKGCQRRIIHRDIKASNILLTTNFEAQISDFGLAKWLPSEWAYRAVGPIQGTFGCVAPEYFMHGIVDEKTDVFSFGVFLLEIISGRKPVDGSHKSLLSWARPFLNDGMVQMLVDPRLGDDYDMEQLKRVALSASLCIRATAALRPSMTEVMEILEGGEILQDRWNMPEEVEEEEFWGFDDLDEDDDDEYCNTATSSTGSS encoded by the exons ATGAGGCAGCTTTACACCAGAAGCGGAAGCCTCAAGCGCTTTCTTTCTaccattggacggaggagcaaggAGGAAGAGTGCAAAGAGGAGGCCGTCTCCCCTGTTCCCGACTTGAAACCGCCCCTGAAACCGAGCTGGAGATGCTTCGCCTACGAAGAAATCTACAAGGCTACCGATGGTTTCCACAAAG ATAACGCGGTGGGCAGAGGCGGGTACGCGGAGGTGTACAGGGGAGTGCTGGAGGACGGGCAGGTGATCGCCGTGAAGAGGCTGATGAGGACTTCGTCGGACGAGAAAAGGGAGAAGGATTTCCTGACGGAGCTCGGCACCATCGGCCATGTGTGCCACCCCAATGTCTCCCTTCTTCTGGGCTGCTGCATCGATCGTGACCTCCATTTGATCTTTGAGTTCTCTTCTCGCGGTTCCGTATCATCCAATCTCCATG ATGAGAATTCACCGCCGATGGCTTGGGGGTTGAGGTACAACATAGCGCTTGGAACGACTAGGGGACTTCATTACCTGCACAAGGGATGCCAGAGAAGGATCATCCACAGGGACATCAAGGCCTCAAACATCCTCCTCACTACAAACTTTGAAGCCCAG ATTTCGGATTTCGGCCTTGCCAAATGGCTTCCGTCGGAGTGGGCTTATCGCGCCGTCGGGCCAATACAAGGCACATTTGG TTGTGTGGCGCCGGAGTACTTCATGCACGGTATTGTGGACGAAAAGACCGACGTCTTCTCCTTTGGTGTCTTCCTGTTAGAGATCATATCGGGTAGGAAGCCGGTAGATGGCTCCCATAAAAGCTTGCTTAGCTGG GCGAGGCCTTTTCTAAATGATGGCATGGTACAAATGTTAGTCGATCCAAGATTAGGAGATGATTACGACATGGAACAGCTCAAAAGGGTCGCCTTATCGGCCTCTCTTTGTATCAGAGCTACTGCAGCTTTGCGACCTTCCATGACTGAG GTAATGGAGATCCTGGAGGGTGGCGAGATTTTGCAAGATCGATGGAATATGCCGGAGGAGGTCGAGGAAGAAGAGTTTTGGGGCTTTGATGATCTCGACGAGGATGACGACGACGAATATTGCAATACTGCAACATCTTCAACTGGCAGCTCCTAA